In uncultured Bacteroides sp., one genomic interval encodes:
- a CDS encoding tetratricopeptide repeat protein — protein sequence MKFTIDTDNKEFQDALNLIQYTRQSVFLTGKAGTGKSTFLKYICENTRKKHVVLAPTGIAAINAGGSTLHSFFKLPFYPLLPDDPNFSLQGGRIHEFLKYRSAHRKLIKEVELIIIDEISMVRADIIDFVDRVLRIYSNNMREPFGGKQILLVGDVYQLEPVIKNDEREILNRFYPSPFFFSARVFGEIDLVSIELKKVYRQTDKVFVSVLDHIRNNTAGAADLQLLNTRYNTRIEESEEDMYITLATRRDNVDFINEKKLAELPGDSVIFRGEITGDFPESSLPTQKDLELKVGAQIIFIKNDYERRWVNGTIGVISAIDEEGTIYVLTDDGKECDVNKDCWRNIRYVYNEKEKKIEEEELGVFTQYPIRLAWAITVHKSQGLTFSRVVVDFSGGVFAGGQAYVALSRCTSLEGIQLKKQISRGDIFVRQEIVDFATRFNNQLAIEKALKQAQADIQYAEAVKQFDSGNFEEFLEQFFLAIHSRYDIERPVVKRFIRKKLGIINKLKEENVAIKRKMEEQRANLKKYAKEYYVMGNQCITHAHDLRAALANYDKALELDPKMVDAWVRKGLTLFEDNKIPEALACLNEAVKLSPRAFKPRYNRGKIHLQLNHIEEGIADLEKACSIKPEHDKSHELLGDAYSRLGDEEKAAIHWRIAEELRKEKDNSSN from the coding sequence GTGAAATTTACTATCGATACGGATAACAAAGAGTTTCAGGATGCACTGAACTTAATTCAATATACCCGGCAATCCGTCTTTTTAACTGGAAAGGCTGGTACGGGAAAATCTACATTTCTGAAATATATTTGTGAAAATACCCGAAAGAAGCATGTAGTTCTTGCTCCAACGGGCATAGCAGCAATCAATGCGGGTGGTAGTACACTTCACAGCTTTTTTAAACTTCCCTTTTACCCTCTCCTACCCGATGATCCAAACTTTAGTCTTCAGGGCGGACGAATTCACGAGTTCCTGAAATATCGCTCTGCACACCGCAAGTTAATTAAGGAGGTTGAGCTAATTATCATTGATGAGATCTCGATGGTACGTGCAGATATTATCGACTTTGTAGATAGGGTGCTGAGAATCTATTCCAATAACATGAGGGAGCCGTTTGGTGGTAAGCAAATACTTCTAGTGGGTGATGTTTACCAGTTGGAGCCTGTTATAAAGAATGACGAACGGGAGATTTTGAATCGTTTTTATCCTTCGCCATTTTTCTTTTCGGCAAGGGTCTTTGGTGAAATTGATCTGGTATCAATTGAACTTAAAAAGGTTTACCGTCAAACTGACAAGGTTTTTGTAAGTGTTCTGGACCATATCCGTAACAACACCGCCGGTGCTGCCGACTTGCAATTGCTCAATACCAGATACAATACTCGTATAGAGGAATCTGAAGAAGATATGTACATCACTTTGGCCACCAGGCGCGATAATGTAGACTTCATCAATGAAAAAAAACTGGCCGAGTTGCCGGGTGATTCTGTGATATTCAGAGGTGAGATAACCGGAGATTTTCCGGAAAGCAGTCTGCCTACCCAGAAAGACTTGGAGCTGAAAGTGGGTGCACAGATTATATTTATCAAGAACGATTACGAACGTCGCTGGGTAAACGGAACCATTGGAGTAATTTCTGCCATCGACGAAGAAGGCACTATCTACGTACTTACGGACGATGGAAAGGAATGCGACGTAAACAAAGACTGCTGGCGCAACATTCGCTACGTATATAACGAGAAAGAAAAAAAGATAGAAGAAGAGGAACTGGGTGTATTCACGCAATATCCCATTCGGTTGGCATGGGCCATTACTGTTCACAAAAGTCAGGGCCTTACTTTTAGCAGAGTGGTTGTTGACTTTAGCGGAGGGGTATTTGCCGGCGGACAAGCGTATGTAGCACTTAGCCGATGTACCTCTTTGGAAGGTATTCAGCTAAAGAAACAAATTTCCCGCGGAGATATATTCGTGAGACAGGAAATTGTGGACTTTGCCACACGTTTCAATAACCAGCTGGCAATTGAAAAAGCACTAAAGCAAGCTCAGGCCGATATTCAATATGCGGAAGCTGTTAAGCAATTTGACAGCGGAAACTTTGAAGAATTCCTGGAGCAGTTCTTTTTAGCCATCCATTCCAGATATGACATAGAAAGACCTGTCGTAAAAAGATTTATACGAAAAAAGCTGGGAATCATAAACAAACTAAAGGAGGAAAACGTTGCTATTAAGAGGAAAATGGAGGAGCAACGCGCTAATCTGAAAAAGTATGCCAAGGAATATTACGTCATGGGTAATCAGTGTATTACTCATGCGCATGATCTTCGGGCTGCACTGGCCAATTATGATAAAGCGCTGGAGTTGGACCCTAAAATGGTTGATGCCTGGGTAAGAAAGGGATTAACTCTTTTCGAGGATAATAAAATACCCGAAGCATTGGCATGCCTGAACGAAGCTGTCAAGCTAAGTCCAAGAGCATTCAAGCCTCGGTACAACAGAGGAAAAATTCATCTACAGCTGAATCATATAGAAGAAGGTATTGCCGATTTGGAAAAGGCTTGTTCTATAAAACCTGAGCATGATAAATCGCACGAATTGTTAGGCGATGCTTATTCCCGACTGGGAGATGAAGAAAAAGCAGCAATTCATTGGCGTATAGCCGAAGAATTAAGGAAAGAAAAAGATAATTCAAGTAACTAA
- a CDS encoding SPFH domain-containing protein, whose protein sequence is METAEFDFKGFKMNGFMMLFLNICLIFVSVAMFIYYDVLGTLGIILGVIGIISCFFILAGFMQLEPNQARAMVFFGKYKGTFKETGFFWVNPFLDKKKLSLRARNLDVKPIKVNDKTGNPIMIGLVLVWKLKDTYKAMFEIDSQTLAEAGATSPNAAVSLGNSVAGRMTAFENFVKIQSDAALRQVAGQYAYDDNEGETSGLTLRSGGDEINIQLEQKLNERLAMAGIEVVEARLNYLAYAPEIAAVMLRRQQASAIISAREKIVEGAVSMVKMALTKLSDEKIVELNEEKKAAMVSNLLVVLCADEAAQPVVNAGAPNN, encoded by the coding sequence ATGGAAACTGCTGAATTTGATTTCAAAGGATTTAAAATGAATGGATTTATGATGCTATTTCTTAATATCTGTTTGATATTTGTAAGTGTGGCAATGTTTATCTATTATGACGTATTAGGAACTTTAGGAATTATTTTAGGAGTGATAGGAATAATTTCCTGTTTCTTTATTTTGGCAGGTTTCATGCAATTGGAACCAAATCAGGCACGGGCCATGGTCTTTTTTGGAAAATACAAAGGAACGTTCAAAGAAACCGGCTTTTTTTGGGTAAATCCTTTTCTTGATAAGAAGAAACTTTCACTACGTGCTAGGAATCTTGATGTGAAGCCTATTAAAGTAAACGATAAAACCGGTAATCCGATAATGATTGGATTGGTTTTGGTATGGAAGCTTAAGGATACATATAAGGCTATGTTCGAGATTGATTCTCAGACATTGGCAGAGGCTGGGGCAACTTCTCCAAATGCGGCTGTCAGTCTAGGAAATTCTGTAGCCGGACGTATGACTGCATTCGAGAATTTTGTTAAAATACAGAGCGATGCTGCTCTTCGACAGGTGGCCGGACAGTATGCTTATGATGATAATGAAGGAGAAACTAGCGGACTTACTCTTCGTTCGGGTGGGGATGAGATAAATATTCAGTTAGAACAGAAGCTGAACGAACGTTTAGCTATGGCCGGAATTGAGGTTGTCGAAGCAAGACTTAATTATCTGGCTTATGCACCTGAGATTGCAGCAGTGATGCTTCGCCGTCAGCAGGCCTCTGCTATTATTTCTGCTCGAGAAAAGATAGTGGAAGGTGCAGTGTCTATGGTAAAAATGGCTCTGACAAAGCTTTCTGATGAAAAGATTGTAGAATTGAACGAAGAGAAAAAAGCAGCAATGGTGAGCAATCTTCTGGTTGTTCTTTGTGCCGATGAGGCTGCTCAGCCGGTTGTAAATGCCGGAGCTCCAAATAACTAA
- a CDS encoding DUF1648 domain-containing protein, with translation MIKFFSVRRQKLPEVRAPRAFGDKILEAIAVLLLLGIWVVAFILYNKAPDVIPTHINIYGKADRIGSKDTLLVLAGIATFVMALTGYRSFFPSRMSRFPVQITEKNMLIQYALIARYLRVLNVLVGMLFVNMLFSLSDFFLSIGNGIFEILMVIIVVLLLLSAVIYNILARRYR, from the coding sequence ATGATTAAATTCTTTTCAGTTAGAAGGCAAAAGTTGCCAGAAGTTCGTGCTCCACGAGCTTTTGGTGATAAGATTCTTGAGGCAATAGCCGTTCTTCTTTTATTGGGAATATGGGTGGTCGCTTTTATTTTATATAATAAGGCGCCCGATGTAATTCCTACTCATATTAATATTTATGGAAAAGCTGACAGGATAGGAAGCAAAGATACGTTGCTTGTTCTTGCTGGAATAGCAACATTTGTTATGGCTTTAACCGGATACAGATCATTCTTCCCTTCAAGGATGTCTCGTTTCCCTGTGCAGATAACTGAGAAAAATATGCTTATTCAGTATGCCTTGATAGCTCGTTACCTTCGTGTATTGAATGTTTTGGTTGGTATGTTGTTCGTTAATATGTTATTCAGTCTTTCCGATTTCTTTCTTTCAATTGGAAATGGAATATTTGAAATTCTGATGGTAATAATCGTGGTACTGCTATTACTTTCTGCAGTTATTTATAATATTCTGGCCAGGAGATATAGATAA
- the miaA gene encoding tRNA (adenosine(37)-N6)-dimethylallyltransferase MiaA encodes MAKTLLVLIGPTGVGKTELSLRLAENFGSPIISSDSRQLYADLKIGTAAPTPEQLNKVPHYFVGTLKLTDYYSAAQYEAEVLKLLEKLFQSKDVIVMTGGSMMYVDAVCKGIDDIPTVDKETRELLIHRYESEGLERLCSELKLLDPEYYKIVDLKNPKRVIHALEICYMTGKTYTSFRTRSTRERPFHILKIGLTRDREELYERINRRVDIMMEDGLLEEVKSVYPYKHLNSLNTVGYKELFNYLDGVWDLPFAIEKIKQNSRIYSRKQMTWFKRDNDITWFHPNQEEYIMDYIKKKLNS; translated from the coding sequence ATGGCTAAAACCTTACTAGTTCTCATAGGGCCTACAGGTGTCGGAAAGACGGAGCTAAGTTTACGCTTGGCCGAAAATTTTGGTTCACCAATTATTTCTTCCGATTCCCGACAGCTGTATGCCGATCTTAAAATAGGAACTGCTGCTCCTACTCCCGAGCAACTTAATAAAGTTCCACATTACTTCGTAGGCACACTTAAACTGACTGATTACTACAGTGCCGCACAATACGAAGCTGAGGTATTAAAACTTCTGGAAAAGCTTTTTCAATCCAAAGATGTTATTGTTATGACCGGCGGATCAATGATGTATGTTGATGCTGTTTGTAAGGGCATTGATGATATACCTACCGTAGATAAGGAAACACGCGAGCTGTTGATTCACAGATATGAATCAGAAGGATTGGAACGTTTATGCAGTGAATTAAAGCTTCTTGACCCTGAATATTACAAGATTGTTGATCTAAAAAACCCCAAACGGGTTATACACGCGTTGGAGATTTGCTACATGACAGGAAAGACTTATACTTCTTTCCGCACTCGCTCTACAAGGGAAAGACCATTTCACATCCTTAAAATAGGACTTACCCGCGATCGTGAAGAACTTTACGAACGAATTAACCGTCGTGTAGATATCATGATGGAAGATGGCCTGTTAGAAGAAGTAAAATCCGTATACCCATACAAGCATCTTAACTCCCTGAATACAGTTGGTTACAAGGAGCTTTTTAACTATCTCGATGGCGTTTGGGATTTACCTTTCGCTATAGAAAAAATCAAGCAAAACTCACGTATCTATTCTCGTAAACAGATGACCTGGTTCAAAAGAGATAATGATATCACCTGGTTTCACCCTAATCAGGAAGAATATATTATGGATTATATCAAAAAGAAGCTTAATTCTTAG
- the lpxA gene encoding acyl-ACP--UDP-N-acetylglucosamine O-acyltransferase — MISPLAYIHPEAIIGENVKIAPFVYIDKNVVIGDNNNIMSNVSILYGARIGNGNTIFPGAVIGAVPQDLKFQGEETTAEIGNNNTIRENVTVNRGTAAKGKTVVGSNNLLMEGVHVAHDAIVGSNCIIGNSTKMAGEIIIDDNAIISAAVLMHQFCRVGSYVMLQGGSRFSKDIPPYIIAGRDPIAYCGINIVGLRRHGFSNELIENIHNVYRIIYQSGLNVSEALEKVKKEIPSSPEIEYIIEFVQNSKRGIIR, encoded by the coding sequence ATGATTAGTCCATTAGCATATATACATCCCGAAGCAATAATTGGAGAGAATGTAAAAATTGCACCTTTTGTTTATATTGATAAGAATGTTGTTATTGGTGATAATAACAACATTATGTCTAATGTAAGCATATTATACGGAGCACGCATTGGAAACGGAAATACTATTTTCCCTGGAGCAGTAATTGGTGCTGTGCCACAGGATTTAAAATTTCAGGGAGAAGAAACTACTGCAGAAATAGGCAATAACAATACTATTCGTGAGAATGTAACTGTTAACCGTGGAACTGCAGCCAAAGGAAAAACGGTTGTTGGAAGCAATAACCTTTTAATGGAAGGAGTACACGTAGCGCATGATGCAATAGTTGGTAGCAATTGTATTATTGGTAATTCCACAAAAATGGCCGGCGAAATTATCATAGACGATAATGCAATAATCAGTGCCGCAGTATTGATGCATCAATTCTGCCGTGTAGGTAGTTATGTAATGCTTCAAGGTGGTTCACGTTTTAGCAAAGACATACCTCCATACATTATTGCAGGACGAGATCCTATTGCTTATTGCGGGATTAATATTGTTGGTTTGCGCAGACATGGTTTCTCAAATGAATTAATTGAGAATATTCACAATGTATACCGTATTATCTACCAAAGCGGATTGAATGTGAGTGAAGCTTTGGAAAAAGTGAAAAAAGAAATTCCGTCAAGTCCGGAAATTGAATATATTATTGAGTTTGTTCAAAACTCAAAACGAGGAATAATAAGATAA
- a CDS encoding bifunctional UDP-3-O-[3-hydroxymyristoyl] N-acetylglucosamine deacetylase/3-hydroxyacyl-ACP dehydratase, translating into MLKQKTLKDSFSLRGKGLHTGLDLTVTFNPAPDNHGYKIQRIDLEEQPIIDAVADNVIETTRGTVLAKSGVKVSTVEHGMAALYAAGIDNCLIQVNGPEFPILDGSAISYVEEIEKVGIVEQAAVKDFYIIKHKIEFKDEETGSSIMVLPDEDFSLNVLISYDSKIIPNQYATLDSMNDFSKEIAASRTFVFVREIEPLLSAGLIKGGDLDNAIVIYERQVSQEKLDALADVMKVPHKDANQLGYINHKPLVWDNEPARHKLLDIIGDLALIGKPIKGRIIATRPGHTINNKFARQMRKEIRKHEIQAPSYSCNEAPVMDVNRIRELLPHRYPFLLVDKIIEIGPNHIVGLKNVTVNEPFFQGHFPQEPVMPGVLLVEAMAQTGGLLVLNSVDEPERYSTYFMKIDGVKFRQKVVPGDTLIFKLELLAPIRRGISTMKGYVFVGETVACEAEFMAQIVKNK; encoded by the coding sequence ATGTTGAAACAAAAGACTCTAAAAGATAGCTTTTCACTAAGAGGAAAAGGTCTTCACACTGGACTAGATCTTACTGTAACTTTCAATCCAGCTCCGGATAATCACGGATACAAGATTCAAAGAATTGATCTGGAAGAACAACCTATAATAGATGCAGTAGCAGATAATGTTATAGAAACGACTCGTGGCACTGTTCTTGCAAAAAGCGGAGTTAAAGTTAGTACAGTAGAACATGGAATGGCTGCTCTTTATGCTGCAGGAATAGACAACTGTTTAATACAGGTTAACGGACCGGAATTCCCAATTCTTGACGGTAGCGCCATATCCTATGTAGAAGAAATTGAGAAAGTTGGTATTGTTGAACAAGCGGCTGTTAAAGATTTCTATATTATCAAGCATAAGATTGAGTTTAAAGACGAAGAAACTGGTTCTTCTATAATGGTACTTCCTGATGAAGATTTCAGCTTAAATGTTCTAATATCATATGATTCTAAGATTATACCTAACCAGTATGCTACATTAGATAGTATGAACGATTTCTCAAAAGAGATTGCTGCTAGCAGAACTTTTGTTTTTGTTCGTGAAATTGAACCTTTACTTTCTGCAGGTCTTATTAAAGGAGGCGATTTAGATAACGCAATTGTAATTTACGAGCGCCAGGTTTCACAGGAAAAGCTTGATGCACTGGCTGATGTTATGAAAGTGCCTCACAAAGATGCAAATCAATTGGGATATATCAATCATAAACCATTGGTATGGGATAATGAACCAGCTCGTCACAAGTTACTCGACATCATTGGCGACTTGGCTTTAATTGGAAAACCAATCAAAGGCCGTATTATTGCTACTCGTCCGGGACATACAATTAATAATAAGTTTGCCCGTCAGATGAGAAAAGAAATCAGAAAGCACGAAATACAAGCACCTTCATATAGTTGCAATGAAGCACCTGTTATGGATGTAAACCGCATCCGTGAACTGTTGCCTCACCGTTATCCATTCCTTTTGGTTGATAAGATTATTGAAATAGGTCCAAACCACATTGTAGGATTAAAGAATGTTACAGTAAACGAACCATTCTTCCAGGGACATTTTCCACAAGAACCGGTTATGCCTGGTGTATTGCTGGTAGAAGCAATGGCACAAACCGGAGGATTACTTGTACTCAACTCTGTTGATGAACCTGAAAGATATTCTACTTACTTTATGAAGATTGATGGAGTTAAGTTCCGTCAGAAAGTAGTACCAGGAGATACACTTATCTTCAAACTGGAACTGTTAGCACCAATTCGCCGTGGCATATCAACAATGAAAGGATATGTATTTGTTGGTGAAACAGTGGCTTGTGAAGCAGAATTTATGGCTCAAATAGTTAAGAACAAATAA
- the lpxD gene encoding UDP-3-O-(3-hydroxymyristoyl)glucosamine N-acyltransferase, with protein sequence MEFSAKQIAEFIQGEIIGDENASVHTFAKIEEGVPGAISFLSNPKYTHYIYNTQSSIVLVNKDFTAEHEIKTTLIKVENAYESLAKLLNLYEMSKPKKVGIDPLAFISPTAKIGKDVYIAPFACVEDNAEVGDNTILHPHVTVGSDAKVGNNCILYPHVTIYHDCRVGNNCILHAGSVIGADGFGFAPTPEGYSKIPQIGIVVLEDDVEIGANTCVDRATMGATIIHKGVKLDNLVQIAHNDKIGSHTVMAAQAGVAGSTQVGEWCMIGGQVGLAGHIKIGDKVGMAAQSGIAGNIPSNTNVMGAPAFDAKKYFKSSVVFKKLPEMYTTLNNLEREINELKKQLNK encoded by the coding sequence ATGGAATTTTCGGCTAAGCAAATTGCAGAATTTATTCAGGGAGAAATAATAGGAGATGAGAACGCTAGTGTTCATACCTTTGCTAAAATAGAAGAAGGTGTGCCTGGAGCTATTTCATTCCTTTCCAATCCAAAATATACTCATTACATATATAACACACAATCAAGTATTGTATTAGTTAATAAGGATTTCACTGCCGAACATGAAATCAAGACAACTCTTATAAAAGTAGAGAATGCCTATGAAAGTCTGGCAAAGCTGCTTAACTTATATGAAATGAGCAAACCAAAAAAAGTGGGTATTGATCCACTGGCTTTCATTTCTCCTACCGCCAAAATTGGTAAAGATGTATATATTGCACCGTTTGCATGTGTAGAAGACAATGCTGAAGTAGGTGATAATACAATACTTCATCCTCACGTAACAGTTGGAAGCGATGCTAAAGTGGGAAACAACTGTATCTTATATCCACACGTAACTATCTACCATGACTGCCGTGTAGGCAACAATTGCATTTTGCATGCAGGAAGTGTGATTGGAGCTGACGGATTTGGATTTGCTCCTACTCCTGAAGGATATTCCAAAATACCTCAGATTGGTATTGTTGTTTTGGAAGACGATGTAGAAATTGGTGCTAATACTTGTGTAGACAGAGCAACAATGGGAGCTACAATTATACATAAAGGAGTAAAACTGGATAATTTGGTTCAGATTGCTCATAACGACAAAATTGGTTCTCACACAGTAATGGCTGCTCAAGCTGGTGTTGCTGGTTCAACTCAAGTGGGAGAATGGTGTATGATTGGTGGTCAGGTTGGTTTAGCCGGACATATAAAAATTGGAGACAAGGTAGGTATGGCAGCACAATCTGGAATTGCCGGCAACATTCCATCAAACACAAACGTAATGGGAGCTCCAGCATTTGATGCAAAGAAATATTTCAAATCATCTGTTGTATTCAAGAAATTACCAGAAATGTATACTACTCTCAATAATTTAGAGAGAGAAATTAATGAACTTAAGAAACAATTAAATAAGTAA
- a CDS encoding HD domain-containing protein yields the protein MTNERKIVNDPVFGFINIPGGLLYNIISHPLLYRLTRIKQMGLSSVVYPGAQHTRFQHSLGAFHLMSEAIAQLRNKGNEITQEESDGVLAAILLHDIGHGPFSHVLEDTIVKGISHEEISLLFMEKMNKEMNGQLDLAISIFKDEYHKKFLHQLVSGQLDMDRLDYLRRDSFYTGVIEGNIGSARIIKMLDVKDDHLVVESKGIYSIENFLTARRLMYWQVYLHKTSVAYEQMLINSLLRAKKLASKGIELFASPALRFFLYNNIDSKEFYSNSTCLENFGQLDDNDIWTALKVWSNHSDKVLSTLSHGLINRNIFKVEISSDQVSEERMESLVDKISRSVQINKEEAVYLISTSSIEKNMYDPADDSIDIIYKDGTIKNIAEASDMLNISLLSKKVKKYYLCYQRLA from the coding sequence ATGACAAACGAACGAAAGATAGTCAACGACCCGGTTTTCGGATTCATCAATATTCCGGGTGGATTATTATATAATATAATAAGCCATCCATTATTGTACAGGTTAACCCGTATAAAACAGATGGGGCTATCTTCGGTTGTTTACCCTGGTGCACAACACACTCGTTTTCAACATTCCCTGGGAGCTTTTCATCTAATGAGTGAAGCTATCGCTCAACTTCGAAATAAAGGTAATGAAATTACTCAGGAGGAATCAGATGGAGTACTGGCTGCCATTTTACTACACGATATTGGGCACGGTCCTTTTTCACATGTATTGGAAGATACAATTGTAAAAGGAATCTCGCATGAAGAAATATCTCTTCTTTTTATGGAGAAGATGAATAAAGAGATGAATGGACAACTCGATCTGGCAATTAGCATCTTCAAAGACGAGTATCATAAAAAGTTTCTTCATCAGCTGGTAAGCGGTCAGTTAGACATGGACCGACTCGACTACTTACGACGAGACAGTTTTTATACCGGAGTTATTGAAGGAAATATTGGTTCTGCACGAATTATAAAAATGCTCGATGTAAAAGATGACCACCTAGTTGTAGAATCAAAAGGCATTTACTCAATCGAAAACTTTCTTACCGCCAGAAGGCTAATGTATTGGCAGGTATACCTGCACAAAACATCTGTGGCGTATGAGCAAATGCTGATAAATTCTCTTTTACGTGCAAAAAAATTAGCAAGTAAAGGAATAGAACTATTTGCATCACCAGCCCTTCGTTTTTTTCTTTATAACAACATAGACTCAAAAGAATTTTATAGTAATTCAACTTGCCTGGAAAACTTTGGGCAACTTGATGATAATGATATATGGACTGCACTAAAAGTATGGAGCAATCATTCAGATAAAGTTCTTTCCACTTTAAGCCACGGCTTAATTAACCGGAACATCTTTAAAGTTGAGATTTCTTCAGATCAGGTTAGTGAAGAAAGAATGGAAAGTTTAGTCGATAAAATTAGCCGGTCAGTCCAAATTAACAAAGAAGAAGCTGTTTATTTAATTTCCACTTCAAGCATAGAAAAAAACATGTACGATCCTGCCGATGATAGCATTGATATTATCTATAAGGACGGTACAATAAAGAATATAGCTGAAGCATCAGATATGCTAAACATTTCGCTGCTTTCAAAGAAAGTAAAGAAATACTACCTTTGTTATCAGCGTTTAGCTTAA
- the pyrF gene encoding orotidine-5'-phosphate decarboxylase: protein MNKQQLFENIKRKKSFLCVGLDTDIKKIPAHLLKEEDPIFAFNKAIIDATADLCIAYKPNLAFYESMGVKGWIAFEKTVNYIKENYPDQFIIADAKRGDIGNTSEMYARSFFDELNIDSVTVAPYMGEDSVKPFLIYPEKWVILLALTSNKGSHDFQLTEDVNGERLFEKVLKTSQQWASDEQMMYVVGATQGKMFLNIRKHVPNHFLLVPGVGAQGGSLEEVCKYGMNQMCGLIVNSSRGIIYADKTEEFAEEARKAAKAVQTEMEEQLKAIL, encoded by the coding sequence ATGAATAAACAACAATTATTTGAAAATATTAAACGCAAAAAATCATTTCTTTGCGTTGGCCTTGATACTGATATCAAGAAAATTCCGGCACATTTACTGAAAGAAGAAGATCCGATCTTTGCATTCAATAAAGCAATCATTGATGCTACTGCCGATTTATGTATCGCCTATAAACCAAACCTTGCCTTTTATGAAAGTATGGGTGTAAAGGGTTGGATAGCTTTTGAAAAGACTGTAAATTACATCAAGGAGAATTATCCTGATCAGTTTATTATTGCCGATGCTAAACGTGGCGATATTGGTAACACCAGTGAAATGTATGCTCGTTCTTTCTTTGATGAATTAAATATAGATTCAGTAACTGTTGCTCCTTATATGGGTGAAGACAGTGTAAAACCATTCCTTATTTACCCTGAGAAATGGGTTATCTTGCTTGCATTAACTTCCAATAAAGGATCACATGATTTTCAGCTTACAGAAGATGTCAACGGAGAACGTTTATTCGAAAAAGTCTTAAAGACTTCTCAACAATGGGCTTCAGACGAACAAATGATGTATGTAGTTGGAGCCACTCAAGGAAAAATGTTCCTGAACATTCGTAAACATGTACCAAATCACTTTCTTCTTGTTCCGGGAGTAGGTGCACAAGGAGGGTCTCTTGAAGAAGTCTGCAAATATGGTATGAATCAGATGTGTGGATTAATTGTAAATTCTTCACGTGGTATTATTTATGCTGATAAAACTGAAGAATTTGCAGAAGAAGCAAGAAAGGCAGCTAAAGCTGTTCAGACTGAAATGGAAGAGCAATTAAAAGCTATTCTATAA